From a region of the Zingiber officinale cultivar Zhangliang chromosome 4B, Zo_v1.1, whole genome shotgun sequence genome:
- the LOC121978691 gene encoding uncharacterized protein LOC121978691 produces the protein MALWLWIAIVCAATAAAISSAVASNSYGRRGALDPASTHYTVLEPREDSGQERFFCLARGRCRYRTIECPDECPHRKPRRNRRLKACFADCSSRCETTCRNRLPNCRGYGSVCYDPRFVGGDGQMFYFHGAKGGDFALVSDEHFQINAHFIGWRPAGRARDFTWVQALAVVFDTHWLVVAARHVSAWDDGVDALAVRWDGEEVLVPEDGDDEWRPRPPGSEEEAAEREVVVERTAERNSAKVTVAGVVEVDVKVVPITAEDDRKHSYRLPAGDAFAHLEMQFRFVRLTAAVEGVLGQTYRPGYVSPVKKGVAMPLMGGEDKYQLPSFLSTSCAKCLFHPAASSRAVDENPAVDVA, from the exons ATGGCGTTGTGGTTGTGGATTGCCATCGTGTGTGCCGCGACGGCGGCCGCCATCTCGTCGGCAGTGGCGAGCAACAGTTACGGGCGGCGGGGGGCCCTCGACCCCGCCTCCACTCACTACACCGTCCTCGAACCGAGGGAGGACAGCGGACAGGAGCGGTTCTTCTGCCTCGCCCGCGGCCGCTGCCGCTACCGCACCATCGAGTGCCCCGACGAGTGCCCCCACCGCAAGCCCCGCCGCAACCGCCGCCTCAAGGCCTGCTTCGCCGACTGCAGTAGCCGTTGCGAAACCACCTGCAGAA ATCGTCTTCCTAATTGCAGAGGATACGGATCGGTGTGCTACGACCCCCGATTCGTGGGCGGCGACGGCCAGATGTTCTACTTCCACGGCGCCAAGGGCGGTGACTTCGCGCTCGTCTCCGACGAGCATTTCCAGATCAACGCCCACTTCATCGGGTGGCGGCCGGCGGGGCGTGCCCGCGACTTCACCTGGGTGCAGGCCCTCGCCGTCGTCTTCGACACCCACTGGCTCGTCGTCGCCGCGCGCCACGTCAGCGCGTGGGACGACGGCGTAGACGCGCTCGCCGTCCGGTGGGACGGCGAGGAGGTGCTCGTCCCCGAGGACGGCGACGACGAGTGGCGCCCCCGACCGCCGGGCTCTGAGGAGGAAGCAGCGGAGCGGGAGGTGGTGGTGGAGAGGACGGCGGAGAGGAACAGCGCGAAGGTGACGGTGGCGGGGGTGGTGGAGGTGGACGTGAAGGTGGTGCCGATAACGGCGGAGGACGACCGGAAGCACAGCTACCGGCTGCCGGCTGGCGACGCGTTCGCGCATCTGGAGATGCAGTTCCGGTTCGTGCGGCTGACGGCGGCGGTGGAGGGGGTATTGGGGCAGACGTACCGGCCGGGCTACGTGAGCCCGGTGAAGAAGGGGGTGGCGATGCCGCTGATGGGCGGAGAGGACAAGTACCAACTTCCGTCCTTCCTCTCCACCAGCTGCGCCAAGTGCCTCTTCCACCCCGCCGCCAGCAGCCGCGCCGTCGACGAGAACCCCGCCGTCGACGTGGCTTAG
- the LOC121976746 gene encoding uncharacterized protein LOC121976746, translating into MRQRRAILVGFAVALFFGVSVYARLWAIDRREDDASSSVENLDSLRRQFERANLEAMDESAEWRMKYDEEVERNRQIQDELLKVKTSLSGAIRRSETLQKEKVSLQKQIESMKQQKLHCNCNQSTTELR; encoded by the exons ATGAGGCAGCGCAGGGCGATACTCGTCGGGTTCGCCGTCGCCCTCTTCTTCGGCGTCTCCGTCTACGCCCGTCTTTGGGCGATTGATCGCCGAGAAGACGATGCTTCTTCCTCCGTTGAAAACCTCGATTCTCTTCG GAGGCAATTTGAACGTGCTAATCTGGAAGCAATGGATGAATCTGCAGAATGGAGAATGAAATATGATGAAGAGGTTGAGAGGAATAGGCAGATTCAAGATGAGCTTCTAAAG GTTAAGACATCTCTGTCCGGTGCCATTAGGAGGTCTGAAACACTGCAAAAG GAAAAAGTTAGTCTGCAGAAGCAGATCGAGTCAATGAAACAACAGAAGCTGCATTGCAACTGCAATCAATCAACAACCGAGCTCAGGTAA